One window from the genome of Dermacentor silvarum isolate Dsil-2018 chromosome 5, BIME_Dsil_1.4, whole genome shotgun sequence encodes:
- the LOC119454084 gene encoding uncharacterized protein LOC119454084 — MKLVAVLVIAIFSAPVPTSGFMMMQHFNMGPHGKGGRGGMRGGGGGGGGPFEPTDFEGVFTRSMRKLQRQVLRSHNHYRRLHGVHTLKEDEEFHNKKIESLRPSLGLGAGPEGPDAAQDQADTRRKPLHVVEQQPGGTHHGKHGREAWYDEIKDYDYNNPTFKSGTGHFTQLVWKNCRRLGTGVARGRKGTIYIVSVYDPRGNIMGQFGSQVTRPNAGGGGGGGKGGHKKGRRQEQQDDYPGVIINAIKLYLTNWCKRQRYGATNCCGQRCKVNSARGSMAVKAWYDEIKDYDYNNPTFKSGTGHFTQLVWKNCRRLGTGVARGRKGTIYIVSVYDPRGNIMGQFGSQVTRPNAGGGGGGGKGGHKKGRRQEQQDDY; from the exons ATGAAGCTGGTTGCCGTTTTAGTGATCGCGATCTTCAGCGCCCCCGTGCCCACGTCAGGTTTCATGATGATGCAG CACTTCAACATGGGACCACACGGCAAGGGCGGAAGGGGGGGAATGAGAGGAggtggtggaggaggaggaggtccTTTCGAGCCGACCGACTTCGAAGGCGTCTTCACACGGTCCATGCGGAAGCTACAGCGACAAGTTCTCAGGAGTCACAACCACTACAGGCGCCTGCACGGTGTTCACACACTCAAAGAAGACGAGGAG TTCCACAACAAGAAAA TTGAATCGCTACGCCCAAGCCTGGGCCTTGGTGCTGGCCCAGAGGGACCAGATGCAGCACAGGACCAAGCCGATACACGGAGAAAACCTCTTCATGTGGTGGAGCAGCAACCTGGAGGCACCCATcacgg GAAGCATGGCCGTGAAGCGTGGTACGATGAGATCAAGGACTACGACTACAACAACCCGACCTTCAAGTCCGGCACGGGTCACTTCACGCAGCTCGTGTGGAAGAACTGTCGTCGCCTGGGCACGGGCGTCGCGCGCGGCAGGAAGGGCACCATCTACATCGTGTCCGTGTACGATCCGCGAGGGAACATCATGGGCCAGTTCGGTAGCCAAGTCACACGGCCCAACGctggcggaggcggcggcggtggtAAAGGCGGCCACAAGAAGGGACGGCGCCAGGAACAGCAGGACGACTAC cccggtgtcattatcaatgctaTTAAACTTTATCTGACCAACTGGTGTAAGCGACAGCGCTACGGCGCCACCAACTGCTGCGGACAGCGGTGCAAGGTGAATTCCGCACGAG GAAGCATGGCCGTGAAAGCATGGTATGATGAGATCAAGGACTACGACTACAACAACCCGACCTTCAAGTCCGGCACGGGTCACTTCACGCAGCTCGTGTGGAAGAACTGTCGACGCCTGGGCACGGGCGTCGCGCGCGGCAGGAAGGGCACCATCTACATCGTGTCCGTGTACGATCCGCGAGGAAACATCATGGGCCAGTTCGGTAGCCAAGTCACACGGCCCAACGCTGGCGGAGGCGGCGGTGGTGGTAAAGGCGGCCACAAGAAGGGACGGCGCCAGGAACAGCAGGACGACTACTGA